The genomic interval ATTCAACCCGGGCACCCCAGAGCCACAGCCTGCTCTCCTCTCCCTGACCCTGGCCTCTGACCCTCCCAGGGTCACAACTCCTCCAGGCTTACCCCAGTCTCACCCAAGGGTATGAGGTGTGCACTGTGATTTCCGCTGTGTTCCACAATGCACTTGACCCGCTGCTCCTCTCCTTGGGGAATTCTTATGGTCTCCCAGGTGTAGTAGGTCCCATTCCCATCAGGCAGGACATCCCCAGACTCCTGGGCGTCCCGGCTCATGGGTTCTTCATCCCGAAACCAGACCACTGAGATATTGCGGGGAAAGAAGCCAAAAGCCTTGCATGTGAGGTGGACCATGCCCTCTGAGTCCTGGCTGTGGGTCACATTCACGGCTGGGGGCACTGTGGGGAGAAAGCACAGAGCCAGTGAGGCCCGCGGCCAAGCCCTGCTCCCTCGAAGGAAGACGGAGCGCACAGAGCTGCTCCTCCTCACTGTCCACCTCTGGCTGAGCCCTCATCCCCCCAGGCCTGCTCCAAGTTCTGCACCCTGGGGCCCAAGTCCTCTGGcggggaaggggagagaagggaatgggcCTCACTCTCTTGGGACCACTGTtgatgctggggagggggctgtgaaGGGTGGGCTCCTGGGGATTAGAGGGAATTTTCTGGATCAGGCAGTCTGGGAGCCAGAGGCCCACCCCCATCTAAGGCCCTCCTCTGCTGCCTGACACCCACCTCCCCTCATACAGTTTCTGTCAGAGGACCCGCTGCTCCCCTGGACGATTGTCACAGGGGCAGTTCATGCCCCGCCACCCACCCATCTTTCTACAGTAGATTtaacagaacaggaaagaaaccCCAGGACACCACGCCAACAGAGCACATACGTGCCCAGAGGACAGGGAGGGTCTCCGTGGGCAAGACGGGATGGGAGGCTTTAAGAACAGGGGTAGAGGAAGGGCCTGGCCCAGCGTCAGTACCTGTCCTCTCCGTGAAGCCCGTCCAGGATTCCAGGTAGCTCCGCAGTCTCCAACAAAGTTCTCCCTGCACGTGGGCCTGGTAATGCTTGCTTAACTCCATTTCCATGGCCAAGGTCCTAGACGAGGACTGGGGCAGGGTACATCCGTGGGGCTCCGGGTAGCAGGAGAGGAGGAGCTCCCCATTGAAGTAGAGAAGCCGGAAACCCCGGGGGTGGCTGTCTTCATCGATATTACAGCCCACGGTCTCCTGGAGGGAATGTAAGCCtgtcccatccccaccccccatcagTGACTCCTCTGGTCACCAGGGCCTCTGTCCTCACACCCAAGTGAGAAAGTGCAGATAGAGGGCTCCCCCCTGCTCCCCTCCATGTCTTCCCTGTGCTGCTGAACTCACAGACCCCActtcctcatccccacccccaaattcagAGGAAAGAGGCCCATGCTCTGGGTCGCAGACCTTCCAGGAAAATGGCCCACAGCACTCTTGCCCCTCTGCACTCtcaccttctttctcctcctgcagggACAGGATTTCTGCTAGAAGTTTTCTGAGCTCCTTCCAGCTGTCATTCAAGTCCGTGGACTCTGTCTCCCATGTCTCTGCTGCCAGTTTTTCAGCCCACCGTCCCCAGGGCTCTGCCCTGCCTTTTTTGTGATCATAGTGCAGGAAGGTCTGACGATCCAAGAATCCCTCAGCAAAAAACCTGGACTGCACAAAGCCATCCCGGGAAAGCACAGTCATGTTGTATAAAAGACTGTGGGatcctggggaaggaggaacCACAGATGAAGCTGCTTTCTGGAGACAAGTGCACATCAGATGTTTAACAGACAAGTTCTGTGTCCTGACCTGCTCCAGGTGCTGAGGATGCAGAACATGCATGTGTACAAGGGACCAGAATGAGGATTTCCATATGggaaaaatgggaaagagaaggagggagaggggaatcgaggagtggagggagagggtggagatgGACACACGTGTAAGACAAGCGCCAGGACAGGGAGGCACTGGCTCCCTAAGGGTCCAGGCAGGAGGGCaaggggagaggcaggaagagcagggtgaggggaggtggagtcagagggagggaagggcagtGTCAGACCCAGGACCAGAGGGATCCCTGCTCAGAGCGGGGCCAGGTGAGATGGAGAGCGAGGGCTGCTGCCCCTTATGCAGGCTCATCATGGACAAGGCGGGCTCCAGGGAGGGTGAGGTAGGAGGCAGAGGGGCCTGAGGGGCTGGGCTGTGGCCCCAAGAGAGATGAAGGTGGGCCAGTAACCTGGGGGAGGTGAAGGAGTGGGTCTGGGCACAGAGTGCAAAGAGGCATGGTGAGGCCCCAGGTGGGGAGGTGGCTGCACCTGCCAGTGTCCCCTGGGAGAGGAGGCAGTGCCATGAGCATAAGGGTCATGGAGAATTAAAATATCGGAGTGGCAAGGGAAGATAGAACTGAAAGCCAAGGTGCACACTGGGAAGCACCTACATGGTGGGAGGGGTTAGAGGGAGTGAGGTCACACCTCCACAGAGGGTTCGGGTCAGGCAGCCAgcaagcagggggtgggggcctgggagaAGACTCCCTGTAGGAAAAGCCTGCTGACCAAGTGGCACAAACAAGGATTTCGGATACAAGATTGAGATAGTGAGAGTCCACTGGGGTCGTGGAACCAAAGAGAGGGTGATGAAGGCTAAGGAGGTGGGCAGTGGACCACGGGCAGTATTCCTactgtgggggaagggaagagactGCAGAGAAGACGTGGTGAGGGCCCGGGATTGAGGGGCAAGGGGGGAGCATGGCTCAGAGGTGACCCCCCCACCTTGGGTTAAGGtaaagacagaagaggagggaTGCCCTGGGTGAGGGAGGATGAGAGTGAGGTGGAGATTCTGGGCACCATGGGGCCTGTGATTGATGAGAACTTGGTGAGGGCCCAAGGCAGTCGGACAAGGGTGGGAGCAGGGCAAGGTGCCATGTGGGGAACTGCAGAGGGACCAGGGCAAGTGGAGTCCAGCACCTGTAGCCCAGGGAGTGGAGGAATCCAGAGGGTGAGGTTTAGGAtgcaggagtggggaggggcactGTTGGGGGAAAGGCTCCCCTTGGTCGAGGGCCAAGAGCAGGTGCCTGCACGGGGGCGGAGGGTGGGTGTCAAGTGGGGGACAGGTCTTCCCCCAGGGGCTGGGCACTGTGCTCAAGGCCCAGGGatcattggcaggagagttcctCCTGGTGATGAAATAGGGCAGAGGATGGAGGGGAAAATTCATGGGTAAAAGTCATCCCAAGAAAAGTAAGGTTAGTGAAAGCTGAGGGAAGGGAGGAGCCTTGCAGGTGATCGATCCTAGATCCTCGCAGGAAAAGATCCATGAGTGGAGGGGAGGGACCTGTAGTGGGAAAAGGAATGAGGGTAGGGACGCCCTAGGAAGAGATCAGAGAGCGGTagagaggagggggcagcagggaggggagggggcagcaccGAGGGGGGAGAGCAAATCCTGAGGGGGCTCGAGGGCCAGCAAGGGAGGAGGTAAGGAGAGATTCAGTTGTGGGACCACAGGCACAGCGGAAAAGTAGAGTTCACgttagtgggggaggggggaccaCGGAAATCGCAGGAAGAATCCTTTGGTCCCAAAGCCCTCAGACCTAACTTCCGTCAGTGATTCAGAAGCCGCCACAGTGCCCACAGCAGTAGGAAGAGTGTGGATCGAGCTTGCCCTTTCCCAGAGGCCCTGGTCACTAGAAAAAGAGCCCTAACTCTCGGGGCTGAGGACCCCTGAGCGCTGCCAACCTGGACTCCTTGTTTCCGTCGTCCAGAAATGAGAAGAGACGGCAGAGCTAAGAATAGGAGAGGACAGCTTTCAGGGGCATAAGAGGGCGCCCCACAGACGGCTAAGAAGTGATCGCCTGAGCCTGGGACCTGGAAGAAACGCCATTCAAGAGAGcaacggggcggggcggggcggggccggggtggggggtggggttggggcgAGAGGCGGGGGCGGGAAGCGGCAGGGAGCGGGGTGGGGACCAAGATGCCTTGCCAATCAGGAGAATCTGAGGGCTGAGGCATGTGATGAGGACACCGGGGAgggcaggtggggcagggagagcagAGGCTAGGAACAGCAAAGAGACTGAAACGCGGGATGCAGTGGTCGCCACACGCCTTGTGAAATTCCCGGCCGCTCCTAGACCttacacctccccaccccccaccttcctcccacccccaccccaactcctctATTCGCTCAACCCCAGCCGCAGTTGAGACGATCCCCGCGACACTCACCGAATCCCATCGAATACTAACCACCCGAACCCCTGAAACCACCCCGGCTCCGTCCGGACTGAGACCTCAATGAACCCCACTCACCGGCGGCGTTACCCAGGAGCACAAAAAAGGCAGCGTGGGCTAGAAACAGGCATACACGAGAGAGCCCCATGGCCCAGATCTTGTCTCCCCGCCAGGGGCTCCGGGACCGAAGGAAAGCTGGCGGACCCGAGGAACCGCGGCGGAGAACTGAGCTGTGTGAAGTCCGGCAGGCAAATCCATTCACCGCTCCGGTGCCCTAACCCTTGCCTGCCCGGCCCCGCCTCTCACCCGCCgggcccggccccggccccgccccgccccctttAGCCGATCTGTTTccgcccctcagttcagttctgttcaggtcagtcactcagtcgtgtctgactctttgcgaccccatgaaccgcagcacgcctgtcttccctgtccatcaccaactcccagagtttatccaaactcatgtccattgagtcggtgatgccacccaaccctCTCAtcccgtcgtccccttctcctcctgtcctcaatctttgccagcatccgggtcttttccaatgagtcagctcttcacatcaggtggccaaagtattggagtttcagcttcaacatcagtctttccaatgaatacccaggactgatctttaggatggactggttggatctccttgcagtccaagggactctcaagggtcttctccaacaccacagttcaaaagcatcaattcttcggcgctcagctttctttatagtccaactcttacatccacacatgactactggaaaaatcatagccttgactagacagacctttgttggcaaagtaatgtctctgctttttaatatgctgtctaggttggtcataactttccttccaaggagtaagcgtcttttaatttcatggctgcagtcaccatctgcagtgattttataaGCCTGAAGGCTAGAACAGCCAGAGAAGTGAGACGGAGGGTGAGCTTTAGAGACATCGCAACGTTTCCAGCCTTTTGGGGCTCTTTCTTTAGTCACGACTTCTCTTCCAACCCaaccctcctccacctccctccacctCGCACAGCAGAGTTACTGGCGAAAGTCTACTGAGACCAGCCAGggtcttccccggtggtccagtggttaagaatccgcctgccagaacaggggacacgggttccatacCTGGCCTGGGAAGAGCCCGCATGCCTCCGGGCAACTAAGCCGGTACACAGCAACAACTCAACCCTTGAGCTGCAATCACTGAAGCCAGAGTGACCTAGAACTCCTGCTCCACAAGGGAAAGTCACCTTAAATGAGAAGCCCATTCAGCCCTACTAGAGAGCAGTTCTCACCCTCTGCAAGGAAAGAAAGCCCAGCCAAGCAAGGAACAACCTAGGTGCCACAGGGAAGAATCACTGCagctgagaaaacaaacaaaaagtctacTGAGACCAGATGTGTAGATTTCAGCAACTCTGCCTCTCAGAAGTCACTACCCCAGATGAATGACCaaacccttctctctctcttctttcattttttaaaaaatttatttttaatcagaggaCGCCTGCTTTACAatggttggtttctgctgtacaacagcatgaatcagccataaatatacatacatcccctccctctaatctccttctcctcctctgactGACTGCTATGTGTCTTCTGGTGGCCTCATCCTATAAGTATCTGCATTCTCCCAAGGAGACTCTTGGTTCAGCCCCTGGAGAATCACAGGTTCAGTGAGATGACTCCCCATGATCCACTCCAATACCAGCCTCTCCAGATTCCCTTTTCAAGCTGCCTCACTATGTCTGCACCTCTGGGCCCATCCTCCCCTCAAACCCAACAGGACTACAAGCAAACTCCGCACACCAGCCTCTCCTAGTTCTCTTTAAGCATCACCAGCTTGCTCCCTTCTgatcccccttcccctccctctcatGGACTCACAGTCAGCTCCTCCAACCCCTTTTCAATCCCACAGCACCTACCTTAGTCCAAGCTTTCATCTACCTCAGCCTAGAGAACTGCAAAGGCTTCCTAAACAGAGGTGTGTCCCCAGTTATAACCATAATGCCCCAAGCCATCCACAGCTGCCCCACCTGCAGAATTAACACATAATGTCTCTACTCCATCTTAAGAGGAAGCTGCCACAACCAGCTAGGTGGcatcattttccatttctctggttACATACCACTCTCCTATGGGTtactctcctctgccttcaagcCCATCAGAACAACACATCCTAAAACAGCATCCCAATTAGATGGTGGTAAGGGTGGCACAACCTTGGGGTCATACTAAAAACTACccgtttgcttttttttttttttttgcttttatgtttttttttttctttctttaactgtTTGCTTTAAAAGGATGAATTAAGTGATATatgaactatatttcaaaaataacaataatgccATCCTGAAAGTCTTCTTCTACTGAAACCTGTGCTTTATCCCCAAAGCACATCTTTTGGTCTTTGGAATATGTACACCATGGTCCTCAAACTTGACTGCTTATAGAACCACCTGGAGAGTTTTTACTGTCCGTATCTCTAGGCCATGGCCAAAACCAACTGAATTAGTATCCCTTGGGTTGGGCCTAGGCTTCCTATCCTTTAAAGCCCCCTCAGTGATTCCAGTTTTAGAATAATTGGTCTAGCCCTTGTTGAAACCTCCCTGATGGAACAAAGTGTGCCCTGCCTTGAACCCCATCTGACCATTTTATACATCCCCCCCATTAGACAATGAGTCACTCTGGAATCAGGACCTGTGTTCATTTCATGTTTGTGTCCctgcaaatgcttttaaaaagttgtacTCTGCCTCTCATTACTAACCATTCCACTAAGATCCTTATGCAATACTTGTGCTGTGGACCCAAATGTCATGCCTCAGAAAGTGTTAACATTTCTTAGATTTCACATCATTTTTGTTAATTACTTTGACcatcataatttatttagcaGGTCAGAGATTGGGTCCTGTCCCAACCCAGAGAGATTCTTTTTCACTGCTAAAGCTCACAAGTGAAAGTGGACCTCCCCCAGAGTAGTAGAGTGGATGAagtctgcctcccaatgcagggaacatgggttccatccttggtctgggaagattccacatgcccgggagcaactgagcccgtgtaccgcaactgggcttccctggtggctcagacagtaaagcgtctgttgtaatgcaggagtcctgggttcgaaatgagcaggcactgatcacgtgactgagcacgcactgatcagggggctatcatgcactgatcacgtgactgagaggcgctgatcacatgactgagaagatcccctgaagaaggaaatggcaacccactacagtattcttgcctggaaaattccatggatggaggagcctggtaggctacagtccacaagatcccaaagagttggacaggactgagcaacttcactggttcaccacaactactgaaccccgcCTCCCAGCTCTAGACAGGCTCCaggcaactagagaagccccctgtgcagcaacaaagactcagagcaaccaaaaagaaagaaatgagtagTGAAGGTATAGACAGGCAGATGGAAGCCAGCTCTCCTGACAGCTAGATAAGCCCTTTCCTCCAAGTCAGTCTTCTTTCCAAGACTTGCTGGGtgtggctgctccagcaaactgGTTCACTTAGGtgaaccctctccctctccccccaaGACTTTTCATACTAACGTTAACATGCTACGTTTGTTTCCCAGCATTTCGGGATGATTGTAAAGAGAGATAAAGGCAACTACTCTCCGTGGGAAGTAAGACTCCAGATTTGGGGGGCTCGCCTGGATTTAGCCGTGGCTGCCTCCTCCCCCATCACACGTAGCAGCTAGTCGGGTGTGCTCGCCTGGATTTAGCCGTGACCGCCTCCTCCCCCATCACAGGTAGCAGCTAGTCCGGTGTACCAAGTGCTTTTCCTCCGCCCACCCGGTCTCCAGACTCCCCTGCTTTGTTCTATAAACTactttttctccattcttccttTTGTACCCCTGGACTCACTGGCACACGGGCCTCTTTCTCTCCGCTAACCTCTGGTACCACTCCAGGGTcgggaaaggaaacagaaaacgaTCCGAGTGTTGGGAGTTTACAGAATCCAGGGCGGAGCTCGGCGAACCCTTAGTGGATCACCCCTCCCCTCAACTCTGGTTTAAAGGAAAGAAACGCTGTTCGTggcttaaaaaaaaggggggggggcagAATGAAGGAATTTATGGGCAGGTTGGGGAGGAGTGAGCTGCATTTAGGTTTCTGGTTCTCAAACTTCTCAACCTCTGCAGGTTGCAGGATGTGAAAACGCAGATCTGCCCGGATCCGCGGAAATTTCCAGTCGTAGGTCCGAAGCGAGATCCCGGAACCCGACTTATTTCAAGCACCCTCTGGGTCGATTCTGAATAGGGAGATACTTTTCCGAGCCCCCGAGCCCACGGGGCCGCTCTTGAATTCTAGGATCCAAGTACATTCCCTAGCGCCTCGCGTCGCCTCTGGAAGGAAAGCGCCCGCCGCGGAGCGGGCCTTCGAATCCCATCCGCCCACCCAGAGAAGAGCAAAAACTGAGGATCCAGGAAAACATACACACTAGACCCAGTGTGACTTTCTTCAAAGaccagggtgaaaaaaaaaaaagaaaaaaaattacaaaaaaaaaaagaccagggtgACTTCTTGAAATGATGCAATAGCTGCAGAGCCGTGCAGATGCTGGCAAAATGCAAGAGTGAGCTCTGACTTGGGCTTTGGTCCTTGACCAGTCCCAGATGAGTGACGTGTGCTTGAAAATGGGGGGATAAACTGTAAAGGTGAGAgtggaaaaggaaggagggaagggggcaaaggttgaaaaagaaaaagataagagaaagggagaaaaaagctaCAGGGGAGATGAATTTTTAACAGTGTAATTTTATGATTTCtaacatatttattctttatctaGATCTGTCTTTTATATCAAAGTTTCCCATAACTGTTTGATCTCTCTCTAAATGCATAAGTAGACGGCTGTTTTTGTTCCTGCCTAACCACTGGGGAGTAAATTGCCCAGTCTCTCCCTCCAGATGTCCAAGGCATAGCtctcaggaaaaagacaaggtttcttgtttcttttgtttaccTAACCAAAGGACTCATTCCAAAGagatttatttgttaaaaatcaaCTTTGAAAGTACATACTTTACATAAAACACCTGTTTGAAACATAGAGCTGGCTGAGTTCTGGCAATTTACTTGCCCGTGTCACCATTACCACGATGAAGATGAAgaactgctgttgtttagtcgctaagttgtgtgcagctctttgcgaccccatggacagtagcctgtcaggttcctctgttcatgagattttccagacaagaatactgaagtgggttaccatttccttctccaggggatcttcccaaaccatggatcgcacctgggtctcctgcagtggtgagtgggttcttcaccactgaaccaccagagaagtcccagagcCACCTAGGGTGGATGTCAAATTCCCTCAAAGAAATATCAttaagagaaaatctttgtgacactTTAAGCCCACACAAATGCTTAAAACAGAACCAACACCAGAAAACCAAAATCCTAGTTCAGATGAGATCTCTGAAGCTGGCTGTAATTCTTTGTGGGACATGTTAGGTAGAAAGGATAACTCTGTTTAGGGCTATAGCTCAGTAGCCCCTACATCCTGGGAGCCTCAGAAAGGACCCTGGATTTTCAGCTGCCCACAGTGAGGTCATTCCTGGGGCAAAAGTAGAATCTCCTTGAATTCCTGAGGATTTTACATTTACTCAGTGACATAGTGGATATTGATTTCATCTTTGaacattttgaaattaatttgctTTGACTCTAAATAAGAACCGGAAACAGGAAGCCAGGAACTGATCTTGAACCATAGCCCCACCCATGACTCATGCAATAATCCTAACAGTTTTTGAGCCAATAAAATCCATGGTTAGATAAACAGTAAATTCTCCTTTTCAACACGTTTCAGATATCCCAGCTTACCTAGTAATGTTCTAACTTAAACCCCagacttaacatttaaaatttatatttttgttggcactgattttgatttttatttttaaaagtgtttatttatttatttttcgctGTGCTGGGTCTATGGTGAACGGGGGCTACTTTCTAGCGGCAGGGCACAAGCCTCTCATTGCTGTAGattttcttgctgcagagcacaggttctagggcgcacgggcttcagtatttgctggcacatgggctcagtagttgaggctactaggctctagggcacaggctcaacagatgtggtgcatgggcctgtttccctgaggcatgtgggatcttcccagattcaggatcaaacccgtgtctcctgcattggaaggctgatttcttaccactgagccaccagggaagccctgatttttaaataattcctgTATTTTACAATGAGTTTGTTGCAGTAAGCTGTTGCAGCCTGGCAGAGCAGAGACCAGATCCTGCCCCATGACTCAAGGATACTGCAAACTGTGCCCTCGTGATTGTCCTAGTAAGCATGCCAAATGGCGGGACGTGCTCTCTGCTCCCCTTCACTGCCTACCCCTGTGTCTGTCcccatggaaacaaaacaagatgtTCCTGATCAACTGCAGAGCCTTCACTTGACTCTTTGTGGTGCGCTAATCAAACTCCCCAGTATAGCTATTCCCTAATGATCTGATGACTTCTGCCAATAAAAGTATAGCCTGAAAAGAGCCATTTTGTCTTCCTGCCATGGAGAGCAAGGCCCCCTGACTCTCCCGCTTGCCAAATTATAtgtgtctgtcttttcattatacGCTCGCCCCCATTTCAGGTCTTTCTCACCCACTGTGCTAGACGGGGCAGTAAGTCATCTGAAATTACCTGTAAAATTAAGTGAATAGATGTGTAGTTCTTCACTGGCTTTCTGCTAACATCGTCTTTAAAATGTATCAACACTGAAATCCAGTCACTTCTCACACCTCTACTGCTTCCATCCGAGAACCATCCTCTCCTCAGTAGTAACAGGCTAGTCTTCCAGGTGGGCTCCCTGCCCTGCTGTCTATTACCCACATAACAGAAGACaagatcattttcttttctttttatttttaatgcaaggCGTCTTCCTCTTTATCTATCTGTTTGGCGCACCGGCTCCCCTTCACCGCCTGTGGCTCTCTCACAGCAGGAGGCTTCTCTGGAGCTGCGGCTGCAGTTCAGGAGTTGCggcctgtgggcttagttgctcccagccttgtgggatcttagcttcctgagcAGggagagtttcctgcattggaaggcagatttttaactattggactgccagggaatgatCTTTTAAACTGACCTTTTAAAAACGACATGATCTGTTAAGCTGTGAATTAGAGCATGTCCTCACCACCACACCCCAAAAAAC from Bos indicus isolate NIAB-ARS_2022 breed Sahiwal x Tharparkar chromosome 23, NIAB-ARS_B.indTharparkar_mat_pri_1.0, whole genome shotgun sequence carries:
- the LOC109577075 gene encoding MHC class I polypeptide-related sequence B-like isoform X1, with the protein product MHVLHPQHLEQVRTQNLSVKHLMCTCLQKAASSVVPPSPGSHSLLYNMTVLSRDGFVQSRFFAEGFLDRQTFLHYDHKKGRAEPWGRWAEKLAAETWETESTDLNDSWKELRKLLAEILSLQEEKEGLHSLQETVGCNIDEDSHPRGFRLLYFNGELLLSCYPEPHGCTLPQSSSRTLAMEMELSKHYQAHVQGELCWRLRSYLESWTGFTERTVPPAVNVTHSQDSEGMVHLTCKAFGFFPRNISVVWFRDEEPMSRDAQESGDVLPDGNGTYYTWETIRIPQGEEQRVKCIVEHSGNHSAHLIPLGKTLAHQSSWWMVSIPVAVVFIIGFCVYCYIKKRKTASATGRPEPIRLQDLDQFQTEPTDHNGLTHPEFQSLCHTPAPSV
- the LOC109577075 gene encoding MHC class I polypeptide-related sequence B-like isoform X2; amino-acid sequence: MGLSRVCLFLAHAAFFVLLGNAAGSHSLLYNMTVLSRDGFVQSRFFAEGFLDRQTFLHYDHKKGRAEPWGRWAEKLAAETWETESTDLNDSWKELRKLLAEILSLQEEKEGLHSLQETVGCNIDEDSHPRGFRLLYFNGELLLSCYPEPHGCTLPQSSSRTLAMEMELSKHYQAHVQGELCWRLRSYLESWTGFTERTVPPAVNVTHSQDSEGMVHLTCKAFGFFPRNISVVWFRDEEPMSRDAQESGDVLPDGNGTYYTWETIRIPQGEEQRVKCIVEHSGNHSAHLIPLGKTLAHQSSWWMVSIPVAVVFIIGFCVYCYIKKRKTASATGRPEPIRLQDLDQFQTEPTDHNGLTHPEFQSLCHTPAPSV
- the LOC109577075 gene encoding MHC class I polypeptide-related sequence B-like isoform X3, whose translation is MHVLHPQHLEQVRTQNLSVKHLMCTCLQKAASSVVPPSPGSHSLLYNMTVLSRDGFVQSRFFAEGFLDRQTFLHYDHKKGRAEPWGRWAEKLAAETWETESTDLNDSWKELRKLLAEILSLQEEKEGLHSLQETVGCNIDEDSHPRGFRLLYFNGELLLSCYPEPHGCTLPQSSSRTLAMEMELSKHYQAHVQGELCWRLRSYLESWTGFTERTVPPAVNVTHSQDSEGMVHLTCKAFGFFPRNISVVWFRDEEPMSRDAQESGDVLPDGNGTYYTWETIRIPQGEEQRVKCIVEHSGNHSAHLIPLEPIRLQDLDQFQTEPTDHNGLTHPEFQSLCHTPAPSV